TTTTCTCCACGCCCTCGTGAACGCCCTCTACAGCCGCACCCAGATCGACTTCAACCGCGGCCAGTTCCGTGTCAAGGGAGACACCGTCGACATCAATCTTCCCTATGTCGACTACGCCTACCGCATCACCTTCTTCGGAGACGAAATAGAAACCATCGAAAGCTTCGATCCCGCGACGGGCAAACGCATTGGGACCATGGAACACGCCGCCATTTTCCCCGCCAATCTGTATGTCGCCCCCAAAAACATGCTCCAGCAGATCCTTTATGAAATGCAGGACGAGCTCGCCGGCCAGGTCGACTACTTCAAAAACAACGGCCGGTACATCGAAGCCCAACGCCTCGGGGAACGCGTCAACTACGACATCGAGATGATCCGCGAGCTGGGCTACTGCAACGGCATCGAAAACTACTCCCGCTTTTTCGACCGCCGCAACCCCGGAACCCGGCCATTTTGTCTCCTAGACTATTTCCCCAAAGACTTCCTGATCATGATCGACGAAAGCCACCAAACCATCCCGCAGGTCAGCGGCATGTACGGTGGCGACCGCAGCCGCAAGCTCATCCTCGTCGACTACGGCTTCCGCCTGCCTTCTGCCCTCGACAACCGCCCCCTCAACTTCCACGAATTCGATTCCCTGCTCAACCAGGCCGTCTTCGTCTCCGCCACCCCCGGTGAATACGAACTCGAACAAACCGGCGGCATCGTCGTCGAACAGGTGGTCCGCCCCACCGGCCTCCTCGATCCCCCCATCGAGATACGGCCCAGCGACGGCCAGATCGACGACCTCCTCCACGAGATCGCCCAAAGGGCCGCCCGCCGGGAACGCATCCTCGTCACCACGCTCACCAAGCGCATGGCCGAAGAGCTCGACAAATACCTCCACCGCATCAACATCAAGTCCAAGTATATCCACAGCGAGGTCCACACCCTCGACCGCGTCGAGATCCTCCGCCAGCTCCGTCTCGGGGAGATCGACGTCCTCGTCGGCGTCAACCTCCTCCGCGAAGGCCTCGACCTCCCCGAAGTCACCCTTGTCGCCATCCTCGACGCCGACAAAGAGGGCTTCCTCCGCAACGAAAAGTCTCTTACCCAAACCGCCGGCCGCGCCGCCCGAAACGTCGACGGCAAAGTCATCTTCTACGCCGATACCATGACCGAAAGCATGCAGCGCACCATAGACGAGACCAACCGCCGCCGCGACAAACAGATCGCCTACAACGAGCTCCACGGCATCCAACCCAAGACCGTTCAAAAATCCAAAGAACAAGTCTTTGCCCAAACCTCCGTGCTCGACATCAAAGGCTACGACCCCCGCGACCCCTACGCCCTCGCCCCCGACTCCGAGCTCGTCCCCGCCGTCGCCGAAGAACAGGAAACCTACAAAACAATCCCCCAACTCGAAAAGGGCATCACCACCGTCAAAAAGGAAATGGAAAAGGCCGCCCGCGACCTCGACTTCATGGAAGCGGCGCGTTTGCGCGATGAGATGTATGCGCTGCAAAAGCAGCTCACCGAGCTGAAGAAATAAGATTTTATTCTACATACTTCTATATAGTACTATTCCCACTGCTGGCGGATTGCAGCCAAGATAATTTCTCTTTTTACTATTGCTTATATCAAAAATGAATTTTACATTTGTTGTATGAAGAAACAACATGTAAAAGAACTGACCGCCGCTATTCGTCGCTCGGGGGGAACCCTTTGCTTCCAAAGTGGCCGCCCAATACTTCCTCCTAAGAGCAGGCTTTATTACGGCAGAGGACTTGAAACCCCAAAAAAGAAAGTCTAAAAAATGAGTTATCAACTTCTACTGCCCATTGAAAAAAGTCACATCCGGACTCTCTGGAAAGGGTTTTGGAATGGCATTTCCTTTTTTAAGCCTGTCTCTTATTCAGTATCCTACAAGGGACTAGATAAACAGGTACAAGAAATAATGAATGAGATTGCCAAAGTGGAGGACACAGAAGAATTGAAAAGGTCCTTTGAGGAGGCGCTTATCAAAACAAGCAATGGATTACTCGAAAAAAAGTCCTTCACCAAGCGCTAAACCGACTGTTCAATCCCCCACCGTTATTGCGCAAAAATTTGTCGGACCAGTACCCGATCCGGATACACTTGCAAAGTATGAGCAAGTCAGCCCTGGGGTCTGTGATCCTCGTAGTGTCTCTCTTTTTTTACGGCATTTATCGCGGGTTTCCCGGATCAGCAGCGACAATCGCCGCCAGTGTAATTATTGGATTGGCGTCTGTCTTCATTTGGCGCAGATTTAAAAAGCCAAAAGGCGGTGAGACTGATAAGTCTAATGTCTAGCCCGCCCCAGCAAATAGTCTACGCTCAACCTCCCACCCCCACTCACCAACAACACCCCCAACAACAACAAGTAATACAGCGGAATCTCAAACCCGTTATTCCCCGCCTCAAACCCATGCCCCCAATGCACCGTGGCAATGGCAACAACAAGCAGGATCATCAGCGGTATGGTAATCACCCTGGTCCCCAAACCAAGAACAAGCAATACGACACCCACGGCCTCCGTCGTTGCCGACAGGTACGCGTTTAAAAACGGCGCCGGTATGTGCAGCGACGCAAACCACTCCGCCACATCGGAAATATTTTTCCACTTCTCGATGCACGTAGTATAAAAGCCATACCCCAAAACGAGACGGATAGCCAAAAGAAGGATCGGCTGCAGGGTCTCGACCCTGCGGATCATGCGTTGATACATAGAAAGTTTTTTTAGCGTCGGGCGCCACGGATAAACCGGAGCCCGGATAAGTGTTGAAAAAAAGCAGGTGCTTCCGCCAGCAAAAGCGCTGCCGGTGCCTCAGGGTGTTGTTCCAGGAAAGCGGCCAGCGAACAGCCGGTCGTGATCAGCCCGTCCAGCAGCCACGCGAATGTCAGCGACAGGTCGATGAACTGCACCTCACCGGTCTCGGGGTCGCGGAAGGCCAGGACCGCATATTGTCCCGGTTCCGCATCCGGCTTACCGAGGTGGACGGGGTAAGAAAACAGGAGCAACCGGTGTTCAGGGTGAAAAACAAGGGTATCCTGCGTCCAGTTGCGAACGGGCCCGTAGGCGGGAACCGGCAGGTCTTCCATCATATACAGCTCGATTTCGGTCCATTCGAAGAAGAGGAGTTCCAAAAGGAAGGGGTATTTGTCGAGGAGCCCGGCCGGCCGGCCTGGGGCCTCCGCGATCCCCTGAACAAACTCCATAAACTCCATCGGCATCCGCCACACCTGGGCCTCCTGGCAATCGTGTTCCGCAAAAAACCGGTAGACCAGCGTCTCCCAGTCGAAAGGGTCGAGCGCCGCGACCGTCAGCGGGTAGGCGCTTTCAAGGCCGTCGGCGATGACGTTCCGCGCGAGGCGGCGATACTGTTCCAGGCGGTCGGGCAGCGCTCCGGGGACCCCGGCGGCCTCGTCGCTGCGGCAATACCGGGCCAGGGCCTGCTGCGCGGCCAGCGTTACAGGCAACAGCGTATCCTGCGGCGGCAGCGTTTCAAGCGACAGCGACCTCATGGCTCCAGTTTTTAGCGCAAATCCCCTCCAGGCGATCAAGCTCCGCCTGTAGCTCAGAGAGCTCCGGAATATTATAATCCCGCTCCAGCAACACCGGCACCGGCCGCTCCAGGCGAGAGATGGCGTAGTCGAAAAGGTCGTAGACCGGGTCGATGATCGGCTGCCCGTGTGTGTCGATGATCAAATCGGGAGACACCTGCTCGTGCCCGGCCATGTGGATGTACATCACCTTGTCCAGCGGAAGGGCATCGATAAAGGTGAATGCGTCGTACCCATGGTTAAACGCATTTACAAAAACATTGTTGACGTCCAACAGAAGCCCGCAACCGGAGAGGCGCACGACTTCGTTGATAAAGTCGACTTCACTCATTTCGGCCGCAACCGGTGTATAGTAGGAAACGATCTCTAAACCAAGGGGCATGCCCAGAAAATCCTGGACCTCCTGGACCCGCCGGGCCACATGTTGCGCCGCATCCCGCCGGAAGGGGATGGGCAGCAGGTCGTACAGGTGCGCGTTGTCACACTTGGAAAAGCTGAGGTGTTCGGTATAGACGCGGATGTCGTAGTCCCTCAAAAAGGAACGAACCTGGGATAAAAATTTCCGGTCCAGGGCGTCCGGACTCCCGATGGACAGCGACAGGCCGTGGGCGTGTACCGGGAACCGATCGCGGACTTCCCTGAAATTCTTAGCCCAGAAACCACCGATGTTCATCCAGTTTTCTGGGGCTACTTCGAAAAAGGCCGGTTGCAGTATACCCTTGTCCAGGAAATCCGCGGAGAATTCCTTGCGGAGACCAAGACCGACATAAGTATTCATAGCAGAATTTTTTGTAAGAGTGAGCGGAGCCCGCAACGAGCTCCGCTCAAAGGATTAATTACCCCCGCATTTTCCCTGGCCGCACTTGCCGTCCTTGCCCTTGCCTTTGCTCTTGCTGTCTTTCTTTGCTGCGCACTTATGGTCCTTCGATTTCGTCGTATCCGACTTCCCGGCACCGCAAGTGCCTTCGAGCAGGCCGCTCCTGAGCTCGACCCCGCTTCCCAGGGTCTTAAAATGTAAAGAGGCGGCTTCGGCATTCCCTTGAAGACCGAACAAAGAGCCGGCGATCAGGCTTCCGGCAACAAGAAATTTGGCAGCGTGTTGTTGTGTCAGATTCGACATAAAGATGTGTTTTCCGGGTAGACGACAACACATCTGATTCCTTACAAGGAAGTTTGCAAAGTTTTGTTAAAGGCCCCGGAGGCGGTCGGCCATTGCTTTTTTCTCCTGGTCGGAGAGGGTCGCATCATTATGATGGTGAACGTGATGAATCAATATTTTGTTCTGCCGGTTGAAGCGCCTGCAGAACACACAAAGGAAGAGGTGAAGGCGCAGACGAAGCCCGCGGGACAGCGTCAGCTTCCCTTCCTCCCTCCGGGAGATCCAATCGGTGGCTTCTTCACATGTGACCATCAACCTCATACAAACCAATTCCTTTCGAGGCACTGCCGCAGGTGGAGCTTTGCCCTGTGGAGCAGTACCCAATAATTAGACGACGAAATACACAACTCCTTACAGATGTCCTCCGAATCCAGGTCGTCCAGGTATTTCATGGTAAACACCGCCGCCTGTATCCGGGCCAGCTTTTCCTTACAACGCTCCAGGACCCCATAAAATTCCTTTTTTTCTACAGAAGAACCATGGGCACCGCCCCAATCCCGGGGTGCCGTATCCCCCCTCCAGTGCTCGGCCTCGTCAAAAAAGACGTGTTCGTCTTCCCGGCTTTCTTCCAGCCTCCCCACAATGTTCCGGGCCTCGGCCCTGTAGTGGTCCACGATCTTGTTGCGCAGGATGCTGTACAGCCAGGTCTTTTCGGACGCCTGTCCCTCAAAGGACCCCAACCCCTTCCAGGCCGCAATAAACGTCTCCTGGACCAGGTCCCTGGCCAGCTCTCCATCGCTCACCCGGACAAGGGCGAAACGGTACAGGAGGTCCGCGTATTGGTCAACCCACAGGTTGGGATCGCACGTATGCATTATGCGCAAATATAAAGCGGGCCGGAAAAGATCCCGGCCCGCTTGTCTTATTTTTCCAAAAAATATATACTACCTGCGGCGGCCAAACAGGCGCAGCATCATCAGGAAGAGGTTGATGAAGTCCAGGTACAGGTTCAGGGCGCCCATGATGGCGACCTTCCTGATCGTGGGATCTTCTACATTGACCCCGGCCCCGATATTTTTCAGCTTTTGCACGTCGTATGCGGTAAGACCCGTGAAAACCAGTACCCCGATAAAGCTGATGACGTATTCCATCTGGGAGCTGTGGAGGAACATGTTGATGACGGAAGCGACGATGATCCCGATAAGCCCCATGATCATGATCGAGCCGAAACCCGTCAGGTCCTTTTTCGTGGTATACCCCATGACGGCCATCACGCCGAACATGGCGGCGGAAGAGAAGAAGCAGGTCGCAACGGAGGACGCCGTATAACCGAGCAGGATGACGCTAAAGCTGATCCCGTTGATCAGGGCATACAGGACAAAGAGCAGGGCCATAACGGAGGCCGACAGTCGCTGGTAGCCAAAAGACATCAGCAACACAAAACCCAGGGGGGCAAAAATCACAAGATAGCCAAGACCTGTGGGAACAAGCCGGCCAACCGCGTTCGGGGCAAACATAAAGCTCAACAGCGTGTCGGCATTGCTGGCAAAAATATAGGCGGTGACACCGGTGATCGCAAGGGCGCCGAACATCCAGAGAAATACGTTCGACATAAAAGACTTGGCTACCGCTCCCCGTTCGAACTCGCTCAGGACCGTTACCTTCTCGGTGCGATAGTTGTCTTTGGAAAGATTAATGTTGTTTTCCATAAAAAGTACAATAAGAATTTCCATGCAATTTACAGCACTTATTCCGAAATTGGAGTTGCCGCGACAGCCTAAAAGGTTAAATTAGGCTGTCGCGGCAACACCTCTGATGATTGCCCTTCGGGCAGGTCGCCTCCAGCGACCTTTGGTGTTAATAAAAATCTTATCTTAGGGCATGACAACCATAGCTTTGTATAACCTGAAAGGGGGCGTGGGCAAGACCGCCTGCTGTGTCAATTTCGCCTATTTGTCCGCCCTGGACGGGTATAAGACGCTGCTCTGGGACCTCGATCCGCAGGGGTCGACGACGTTTTATTACCAGGTAAAGCCAAAGCTGAAGGGCGGCATCAAGAATTTCATCACACAGGCCTCAGACCTTGAGGAAGCCGTCATGAATACGGACTATGACCACCTCGACATCATCCCGGCCGACCAGTCTGCCAAAAGCCTGGACGTCATGATTGAGGAGATGAAACATTCGAGGAAAAAGCTCAAAAACGTCATCCACACCTTCAAAAAGGACTACGATTTCGTCTTCATGGACTGCCCGCCGGGGCTTTCGGTCCTGGCGGAAAACATCGTTATGGCCGCCGACATCATCCTCATGCCCGTCATCCCCACGACCCTTTCGGCGCGAACGTATGAGATGGTGAAGTCTTTTTTCAAGGAAAAAGAACTCGACCCCGCAAAGCTGACCTGCTTTTTTACCATGGTGGACCTCCGCAAAAACCTGCACAACGAGATCATGGAAACGCTGTACAAGGACAAACACTTCTTTCAAAGCTATATTCCTTACCTCTCGGACGTCGAGAAAATGGGGATTTACCAGGCGCCTGTGGAAGTTTTTGCCCGTTCCAGCTACGCCGCCCAGTGTTACCGCGACCTTTGGGCGGAGATCAAGGAAGGGGTGCTTTGACGCGCCCCCTGTGGCCCGCAAATTGGTAGGTTTACGCTATGGCGAAGCTCCTACGATACGGCGCGCGCATCCTCCTCGGCTTCCTCTCCCTCTGGCTGATCCTCCTCGTCAGTGCCTATGTGCTTTTCAGCCTGAACAAAGCAGCGCTGACCGCCAGGGCCAATGCCTTCCTGAACCGCCGTTTCCAGGGCAAGATTCATATCAACAATATAAGTCTCAATGTCTTAAGTAATTTCCCCTACCCCGCCGTGCAGGTCAACGGGGTAACGGTGGACGACTCGGTCTATGCGGTCAGGGGGCAGCATACCGTTTATCTGGAGCGGGTGCGCATCGTACCCGGGCTGAAGGGGCTTTGGCGGGGAAGGCCCGTGATCCGCAAGGTGGTCGTGGCCGGGGGCTGGCTCTACCTGTACCGGGGTCCCGGCGGTTATGACAATGGTTACGTCTGGGTGGGTAAGCAAAGCCGGCCCCCAAAAGACAGCACGAGGCCATCCCTCCCCTTTCACGTGGAATTTTACCGTGTGGAGTTGATGATCGCCGACTCGGTCAGGCACAAGCTGTACGCTTTCGACTTCCACCGCCTCCTCCTGGACCACAACGGGACCTACACGGACTCCTCCACCTGGCGTCTCGACATGGACGTGACAGTCCACTCCCTTGCCTTCAACACGGCCAAGGGAGGTTTTCTCCAGGACCAGGACGTCCGCGCGCAGGGCACCCTTGGCTATGCGCCGGGTAACCGGCTGCTATCCTTCCGCCGCCTTGCGCTTCATATAGACCGCCAGGCACTCCTGGCAGATGGGGACTTCCGGTTTGATACTACCCGGTCGTTCCGGTTACGGGTTTCGGCGCCTTCGCTGGTCTTCGCCTCCGGCCGTTCCTGGCTCACCCCAAAGATCCAACGGAAGCTGGCCCCCATGCGCTTTGATAAAGCGCTCGCCGTGGAAGCCACGATAGAGGGTTTTATGACACCCGGGGATGAGCCGCGCATCCTGGTACGCTGGACCGTGGCCCACAACACGGTCACAGGCTTTATCGGCACGGTCGAAGACTGCTCCTTTACGGGCTTTTTCAACAACCACGTCAACGACAGCCTGTCACCCGGTGACGCCAATTCCACCATCCGGGCCGACTCCCTGGTGGGCAAATACGAGGGAAGCATCCCATTTAAAACCCGCCGGCTGGAAATATTGCGGTTGGACACCGCCATCCTCGCCTTCGATCTCTCCATACACGATACCGTCCCGGACTGGGGTGACCTTCTCCAGGGTGAAGACTTGTCCTTTGACAAAGGCCGGGTCGATGTCGACCTCCGCGGCCATTACCCCCTTAGCGACAGCAGCGGTGTGTCACCCGACCTGGACGGCCGGATCGATCTTCGCGATGTGGTCATCACCTACGAACCACGGAACGTCGTCATCACCGGTGGGCAGGCCCATCTCCGCCTGGAACACCAGGACCTTCTGTTGGAACGCATCAGCGGATACATCGGCAAAAGCCCGCTGGTCATCAGTGGGGCCGCCCGTCACTTCCTGGCCCTGGCGGCCACGGACACCGGGAAGATGGTCCTGGACTGGCACGTTTATTCTCCTGCCCTGGACGGAATGGAGTTGCTTCATTTTCTTGGAAAAGGCGGCCACCGGCGTACCGCGGGCAAAGCGGCCCGAGGCGCCGTGGGCGAAGCAACCCGGGGCGCCCCGCCAGATGGCAGTTTCGTCGGCCACATGATAGACCGGTACGCGCACAACTGCCGTATCCATACGGGTCTCCGGGTCGACCAGCTCACCTATAAAAACTTTGTTGCCACCGGTGTCGACGCCGCCGTTGTCTTAGATAAAGGTGTCTTTTCGCTTCAGCATCTTGACCTGCATACCGCCAAGGGCAGCCTGGACGCCACCGGCAGTATCCGCCCCTTTGTAGACGACAACCTGGTCCGGTTCAACGCTACCTTTAGCCATATTGACCTCCCGTCCCTTTTCCGCGACTTTGACGACTTCGGCCAGGCCTCGCTTTCCGCCAGGAATCTCGCCGGCACCCTCAACGCCCGGGCGGATCTGTCGATCCGCCTCACGGACAAGGGCCACAAGATCCCCGGCTCCCTGGACGGCACGCTCCGGTTCGCGATTACCGACGGCGCACTGCTGGGTTTCACCCCCCTTACCAGGCTGAGCAGTTTTGCGCTAAAGAATAGGGACCTGTCAAACATCTATTTTTCCAGGCTCTACGACACCTTCCGGTTTTCGCGAGACACCCTCGTTTTCGACCGGATGGAGATCCAATCCACCGTCCTGGACATGTTCGTAGCCGGGGCCTATAAGCTAGACGGAAGCTATACCGACGCCGACATACAGATCCCTTTTACCAACCTGAAAAAACAAAAGGGTCTGCCCGACAACGCCGGCGCCTATGCTCACCACGGACCGAGTCTTTTCGTACATGCCTTTAACCGGGACGGCGAACCGCTCCACTATAAATTCGGCCTCTTCAGGAAAAAGGTCCCGGGTGTGCGCAATTAATACCTAGTTTTATCGCCTTCTCAAATCATCGACACATGAGACTACGCGAACTTTCTTTAGCGACCTTCCTGTTGCTGGGTACCGCCCCGGGCCTTTTTGCCCAGGCGCCCACGGTTTCCCTCTCCCGGGCCCAGTGGTTTCCGGACTCCCACCTGTTGTGGACCTGGAGCTCGAATCAAGGCATGACCACCGTGGATCCCTCCGCCCAAATGCAAACCCATACCCTCTTTACAGCAGAGGACCTCAAAAATGCCGGGTTACCCACCGAGATCGACCACCTCGTATGGTCCGACGACAAAACAAAGGTGCTCATCTTTACCAATACCCAACGTGTATGGAGGGCCAGGACCCGCGGTGACTACTGGCTTTACGACCTCTCCACCAAACAAGGCCACCAGCTGGGGAAAGGGCTGCCCGTCTCGTCTTTGATGTTTGCAAAAATATCCCCGGACGGTACAAAGGCCGCTTATGTGAGCAAACACAACATTTACGTGGAAGACCTTTCCAGCGGAGCCATCACGCCCCTCACGACCGACGGCACCGCCAAGATCATCAACGGCACCTTCGACTGGGCCTATGAGGAAGAGCTCGCCTGCCGCGACGGTTTCCGCTGGAGCCCGGACAGCAAACACATCGCCTTCTGGCGGATCGATGCGACCGATATCCGTTTCTTCGACATGATCGACAATACCGATTCCCTGTATTCGTTTGTCGTACCCGTCGAATACCCCAAAACCGGGGAAGATCCTTCCGCCGCCCGCATCGGCGTGATCGACGTGGCCAACGGGAGCACCCGCTGGATGGACATACCCGGCGATCAGAAACAACACTATCTCCCCCGTATGGACTGGGCCGGGAACGGCAACGAGCTCATCGTCGCCCAACTGAACCGTCACCAGAACGAAGTGAACGTATTCCTTTGCACCGTGGCGGACGGTGCCGCGCATTCCATCTATCACGAAACCTCGGATTCCTGGATCGATGTGTCCGGTCCCTTTGAATACGACTCCGCCCCCTGGACCTGGGTCGATCACGGAAAATCCTTCCTGTGGACAAGCGAAAAGGACGGCTGGAGACACATCTACCGCATCAGCCGGGACGGAAGCAAGGAAACCCTCCTGACCAAAGGGAGCTTTGACGCAGACTTCGCCGCCGTAGATGAAACAGGCAAGGGCACAGTATATTTTTATGCCACCCCCTACGACGCCACCCAGAACTACCTGTACAAAACCGGTCTTTCCAAACCGGATACCATTCGCGTCACCCCCGCTGTGTTTGACGGAACCAACAACTACAATATTTCACCCGACGCCCGCTACGCCGTCCATACCAACATGAGCCTGAACATCGCGCCCAACCTCCGTCTCGTAGCGCTACCCGGCAACACAAAGATCTACCCCGAGGGCGCCGACGATCGCAAACCCCTCAAATCCGAATTTACCTACCGCAAATTCAAGGTCACGACCGCGGATAATGTCACCATGGACGGTATCCTGTCCCTGCCCGCAGGCTTCGATTCGACCCGTAAATATCCCGTGCTTTTCTATGTGTATGGCGAACCCGC
This region of Dinghuibacter silviterrae genomic DNA includes:
- a CDS encoding HvfB family MNIO-type RiPP peptide maturase, whose protein sequence is MNTYVGLGLRKEFSADFLDKGILQPAFFEVAPENWMNIGGFWAKNFREVRDRFPVHAHGLSLSIGSPDALDRKFLSQVRSFLRDYDIRVYTEHLSFSKCDNAHLYDLLPIPFRRDAAQHVARRVQEVQDFLGMPLGLEIVSYYTPVAAEMSEVDFINEVVRLSGCGLLLDVNNVFVNAFNHGYDAFTFIDALPLDKVMYIHMAGHEQVSPDLIIDTHGQPIIDPVYDLFDYAISRLERPVPVLLERDYNIPELSELQAELDRLEGICAKNWSHEVAVA
- a CDS encoding anti-sigma factor family protein, encoding MRLMVTCEEATDWISRREEGKLTLSRGLRLRLHLFLCVFCRRFNRQNKILIHHVHHHNDATLSDQEKKAMADRLRGL
- a CDS encoding Bax inhibitor-1/YccA family protein, with the translated sequence MENNINLSKDNYRTEKVTVLSEFERGAVAKSFMSNVFLWMFGALAITGVTAYIFASNADTLLSFMFAPNAVGRLVPTGLGYLVIFAPLGFVLLMSFGYQRLSASVMALLFVLYALINGISFSVILLGYTASSVATCFFSSAAMFGVMAVMGYTTKKDLTGFGSIMIMGLIGIIVASVINMFLHSSQMEYVISFIGVLVFTGLTAYDVQKLKNIGAGVNVEDPTIRKVAIMGALNLYLDFINLFLMMLRLFGRRR
- a CDS encoding ParA family protein, encoding MTTIALYNLKGGVGKTACCVNFAYLSALDGYKTLLWDLDPQGSTTFYYQVKPKLKGGIKNFITQASDLEEAVMNTDYDHLDIIPADQSAKSLDVMIEEMKHSRKKLKNVIHTFKKDYDFVFMDCPPGLSVLAENIVMAADIILMPVIPTTLSARTYEMVKSFFKEKELDPAKLTCFFTMVDLRKNLHNEIMETLYKDKHFFQSYIPYLSDVEKMGIYQAPVEVFARSSYAAQCYRDLWAEIKEGVL
- a CDS encoding HvfX family Cu-binding RiPP maturation protein, with translation MYQRMIRRVETLQPILLLAIRLVLGYGFYTTCIEKWKNISDVAEWFASLHIPAPFLNAYLSATTEAVGVVLLVLGLGTRVITIPLMILLVVAIATVHWGHGFEAGNNGFEIPLYYLLLLGVLLVSGGGRLSVDYLLGRARH
- a CDS encoding sigma-70 family RNA polymerase sigma factor, with translation MHTCDPNLWVDQYADLLYRFALVRVSDGELARDLVQETFIAAWKGLGSFEGQASEKTWLYSILRNKIVDHYRAEARNIVGRLEESREDEHVFFDEAEHWRGDTAPRDWGGAHGSSVEKKEFYGVLERCKEKLARIQAAVFTMKYLDDLDSEDICKELCISSSNYWVLLHRAKLHLRQCLERNWFV
- a CDS encoding S9 family peptidase, which encodes MRLRELSLATFLLLGTAPGLFAQAPTVSLSRAQWFPDSHLLWTWSSNQGMTTVDPSAQMQTHTLFTAEDLKNAGLPTEIDHLVWSDDKTKVLIFTNTQRVWRARTRGDYWLYDLSTKQGHQLGKGLPVSSLMFAKISPDGTKAAYVSKHNIYVEDLSSGAITPLTTDGTAKIINGTFDWAYEEELACRDGFRWSPDSKHIAFWRIDATDIRFFDMIDNTDSLYSFVVPVEYPKTGEDPSAARIGVIDVANGSTRWMDIPGDQKQHYLPRMDWAGNGNELIVAQLNRHQNEVNVFLCTVADGAAHSIYHETSDSWIDVSGPFEYDSAPWTWVDHGKSFLWTSEKDGWRHIYRISRDGSKETLLTKGSFDADFAAVDETGKGTVYFYATPYDATQNYLYKTGLSKPDTIRVTPAVFDGTNNYNISPDARYAVHTNMSLNIAPNLRLVALPGNTKIYPEGADDRKPLKSEFTYRKFKVTTADNVTMDGILSLPAGFDSTRKYPVLFYVYGEPASATAKDVPQRNGMLMSALAKGYVVITMDNRGTPAPKGAAWRKSIYRNVGFINAHDQAMATREVLKWPWLDSTRTAVFGWSGGGSMTLNLMFQYPGLYKTGIAVAAVTNLRFYDNIYEERYMGLPSEAAADYAKGSPITYAKNLQGNLLYIHGTGDDNVHYQNAEALVNELVKYNKQFSFMAYPNRTHGIFEGPGTTQHLQTLWINYLTSHVEPGPR
- a CDS encoding AsmA family protein is translated as MAKLLRYGARILLGFLSLWLILLVSAYVLFSLNKAALTARANAFLNRRFQGKIHINNISLNVLSNFPYPAVQVNGVTVDDSVYAVRGQHTVYLERVRIVPGLKGLWRGRPVIRKVVVAGGWLYLYRGPGGYDNGYVWVGKQSRPPKDSTRPSLPFHVEFYRVELMIADSVRHKLYAFDFHRLLLDHNGTYTDSSTWRLDMDVTVHSLAFNTAKGGFLQDQDVRAQGTLGYAPGNRLLSFRRLALHIDRQALLADGDFRFDTTRSFRLRVSAPSLVFASGRSWLTPKIQRKLAPMRFDKALAVEATIEGFMTPGDEPRILVRWTVAHNTVTGFIGTVEDCSFTGFFNNHVNDSLSPGDANSTIRADSLVGKYEGSIPFKTRRLEILRLDTAILAFDLSIHDTVPDWGDLLQGEDLSFDKGRVDVDLRGHYPLSDSSGVSPDLDGRIDLRDVVITYEPRNVVITGGQAHLRLEHQDLLLERISGYIGKSPLVISGAARHFLALAATDTGKMVLDWHVYSPALDGMELLHFLGKGGHRRTAGKAARGAVGEATRGAPPDGSFVGHMIDRYAHNCRIHTGLRVDQLTYKNFVATGVDAAVVLDKGVFSLQHLDLHTAKGSLDATGSIRPFVDDNLVRFNATFSHIDLPSLFRDFDDFGQASLSARNLAGTLNARADLSIRLTDKGHKIPGSLDGTLRFAITDGALLGFTPLTRLSSFALKNRDLSNIYFSRLYDTFRFSRDTLVFDRMEIQSTVLDMFVAGAYKLDGSYTDADIQIPFTNLKKQKGLPDNAGAYAHHGPSLFVHAFNRDGEPLHYKFGLFRKKVPGVRN
- a CDS encoding HvfC/BufC N-terminal domain-containing protein, with protein sequence MRSLSLETLPPQDTLLPVTLAAQQALARYCRSDEAAGVPGALPDRLEQYRRLARNVIADGLESAYPLTVAALDPFDWETLVYRFFAEHDCQEAQVWRMPMEFMEFVQGIAEAPGRPAGLLDKYPFLLELLFFEWTEIELYMMEDLPVPAYGPVRNWTQDTLVFHPEHRLLLFSYPVHLGKPDAEPGQYAVLAFRDPETGEVQFIDLSLTFAWLLDGLITTGCSLAAFLEQHPEAPAALLLAEAPAFFQHLSGLRFIRGARR
- the uvrB gene encoding excinuclease ABC subunit UvrB → MPFELVSPYTPSGDQPEAIRQLTEGILNGEKYQTLLGVTGSGKTFTMANVIQNVQRPTLVLTHNKTLVAQLYGEFRSFFPNNAIEYFVSYYDYYQPEAYMPVSDTYIEKDLSINEELDKLRLRATSNLLTGRRDILVVASVSCIYGMGNPTEYENGIIRVAAGQVLSRQGFLHALVNALYSRTQIDFNRGQFRVKGDTVDINLPYVDYAYRITFFGDEIETIESFDPATGKRIGTMEHAAIFPANLYVAPKNMLQQILYEMQDELAGQVDYFKNNGRYIEAQRLGERVNYDIEMIRELGYCNGIENYSRFFDRRNPGTRPFCLLDYFPKDFLIMIDESHQTIPQVSGMYGGDRSRKLILVDYGFRLPSALDNRPLNFHEFDSLLNQAVFVSATPGEYELEQTGGIVVEQVVRPTGLLDPPIEIRPSDGQIDDLLHEIAQRAARRERILVTTLTKRMAEELDKYLHRINIKSKYIHSEVHTLDRVEILRQLRLGEIDVLVGVNLLREGLDLPEVTLVAILDADKEGFLRNEKSLTQTAGRAARNVDGKVIFYADTMTESMQRTIDETNRRRDKQIAYNELHGIQPKTVQKSKEQVFAQTSVLDIKGYDPRDPYALAPDSELVPAVAEEQETYKTIPQLEKGITTVKKEMEKAARDLDFMEAARLRDEMYALQKQLTELKK